In one Silene latifolia isolate original U9 population chromosome 10, ASM4854445v1, whole genome shotgun sequence genomic region, the following are encoded:
- the LOC141608683 gene encoding alpha-glucosidase-like, translated as MKPFYILLLIVLSWLVLSPCSCHPTLGRRNRSNNIQCIDTERNALLQFKLGITTDDCGLLTTWEPHTDCCQWTGVVCSNLTGHVISIRLPGANPNSPCLEGEVSPSLGELKHLKYLNLSYNYLYGDIPHQLGNLSKLTTLDLQFAYMGVPGQTLSWISRLTLLRYLDLSYANLSSVTNWMTIVNSLPSLRILRMNSCQLPTKTLTPILHINSSTNLHTISLSHNNFNGSSILHWLFNFPKITNQLVYLDLSENVFDVPIPSEFEKFQLLSYLSLRENAFQGSVFKIISKLCYLEQLDLSFNNFTDELSNVIDSLINCNNNRLITLDLRMNGFWGAVPDGIGQFTMLESLYVSSNSLEGTLTHLHFLNLLHLRELDLSDNPKLLVNIYENWIPPFQLDVISLRSCKLGPRFPKWLQVQKNFSYFDVSNSGISDSIPVSFWNSLPSNLQYLNMSNNQFYGILPNLPNISNAFAIDLSSNLFEGVVPSGFANTSYLYLNDNRFSNCSHILCPKTESILNKLDLSNNLFYGELPDCWMNFSQLTSLHLENNKLSGHIPNSIGTLLNLQTLHLHNNSFSGPFPAAFESCTSLVILNLGYNLFTGNIPPWIGNAFQSLGAFILRKNNFNRVIPESICRLNKLQILDLAINHISGVIPNCIRNFIAMEGIKNLGLQFSPDILFLDTVPGVITKSETAIISWKGEEQRFKETIRFVKYIDLSALELLDLSNNHLSGKIAISLAKVTTLDVMDVSNNNLSGEIPVSTQLQSFDASLYVGNPGLCGAPLPSCSNNQKPSNVPNIDNTSIKGKDEDFNFFLGLYISVALGFIVGFWGVCGTKLSEFSNDDTVIGHGYKVTNAQIDNATKTLTAYLQVVQNSSTYGDDIQILSLTASFEEDDRLRIRITDASNSRWEIPDDIIPRPPPVQPRPPPPSFSNLNDNPPSENKTTVLTTQNSSLIFTLLHTTPFGFTVTNSSNGDILFNTTADPNDPNTTLIFKDQYLQLYSTLPANRSHIYGLGEHTKPTFQLTPNQVLTMWNADIPSANKDLNLYGSHPFYMDVRSGPVNGTTHGVLLLNSNGMDVEYTGDRITYKVIGGIIDLYIFGGPTPVKVMDQFTKLIGRPASMPYWSFGFHQCRYGYKNVSELEYVVDNYAKAKIPLDVMWTDIDYMDAYKDFTLDPVNFPLDKMQQFVNNLHNNGQRYVPIVDPGISTNSSYDSFSRGIKDDIFIKNHNGSEYLGSVWPGPVYFPDFINPAAQNYWTDEIKRFRDDLKFDGLWIDMNEAANFITSQPLENSTLDDPPYKINDGGGRQPILSRTIPGSALHYGNVTEYNVHNLFGHLEARATHEALVNVTNKRPFVLSRSTFVGSGKYAAHWTGDNAARWDDLAYSIPSMLNSGLFGLPMVGADICGFMDNTNEELCRRWIQVGAFYPFARNHANKGSTYHELYVWDSVAESARKVLGLRYRLLPYLYTLMYESHLTGTPIARPLFFSFPEDVETYGISSQFLLGNGVMVSPVLQAGAESVTAYFPQGNWFDLFNYTNSVTASTGANVTLSAHADHINVHIREGNILAMQGEAMTTRAARNTSFNLLVVMSNSSASTGEVFMDNGVEIHIAGAIGTWTLVNFRAELGSSNVTITSNVTHGGYAKSQNYVIDKITILGLTKGVKSSSSIVRHGSRIVNFNDMEIKASSDNEGMFVVSEITNLKLSMWNNFKLELKFE; from the exons ATGAAACCATTCTATATCCTTCTCCTCATTGTACTTTCATGGCTTGTACTGTCCCCTTGTTCATGTCACCCTACCCTCGGTCGTCGTAACCGTAGTAATAACATCCAATGTATTGACACTGAGAGGAATGCCCTCCTCCAATTCAAACTTGGCATCACAACCGATGATTGTGGACTGCTCACTACATGGGAACCCCATACTGACTGCTGCCAATGGACCGGGGTCGTCTGTAGTAACTTGACCGGTCACGTCATCAGTATCCGTTTACCAGGTGCTAATCCCAACTCTCCGTGTCTAGAAGGTGAAGTGAGTCCTTCCCTAGGCGAGTTAAAGCATTTGAAATATCTGAACCTAAGCTATAATTATCTTTATGGAGATATACCTCATCAACTAGGTAATCTTTCTAAGTTAACAACTTTGGATCTACAATTTGCTTATATGGGTGTTCCCGGGCAAACTTTGTCTTGGATTTCCCGTCTAACTTTGTTGAGATATCTTGATTTGAGTTATGCGAATCTTAGTTCAGTTACGAATTGGATGACGATTGTTAACAGCTTACCTTCATTACGTATTCTTCGTATGAATTCGTGTCAACTTCCTACAAAAACTCTAACGCCAATTTTACACATTAATTCCTCTACTAATCTCCATACGATCAGCCTTTCTCATAATAATTTCAATGGAAGTTCAATATTACACTGGTTGTTCAACTTTCCCAAAATCACTAACCAACTCGTATATCTTGATCTTTCCGAGAATGTATTTGACGTCCCTATCCCAAGCGAGTTTGAGAAATTTCAATTGCTTTCGTATCTCTCGCTTCGAGAAAATGCGTTTCAGGGGAGTGTATTCAAAATCATTAGTAAGTTATGTTACTTGGAACAACTCGACTTGAGTTTTAATAACTTCACTGATGAACTAAGTAATGTCATCGATTCTTTAATTAATTGCAATAACAATAGACTAATAACATTGGATTTGAGGATGAATGGTTTTTGGGGTGCAGTTCCCGATGGTATAGGACAATTTACTATGCTTGAGAGTTTGTATGTTTCTTCCAACTCTTTGGAAGGTACTCTTACTCATTTACACTTTCTAAATCTCCTACATTTACGCGAACTAGACTTGTCAGATAACCCGAAATTGCTGGTAAACATTTATGAGAATTGGATTCCTCCATTTCAACTAGATGTTATCAGTTTGAGATCCTGCAAGTTAGGCCCTCGGTTTCCAAAGTGGCTTCAGGTACAAAAAAATTTCTCGTACTTTGATGTTTCAAATTCGGGCATTTCTGACAGCATTCCTGTTTCTTTCTGGAACTCACTGCCATCTAATCTTCAATACTTGAATATGTCTAATAATCAGTTTTACGGAATTCTCCCAAATCTGCCAAATATATCAAATGCTTTTGCAATAGACTTGAGTTCAAATCTCTTTGAAGGTGTCGTACCATCGGGCTTTGCAAACACAAGCTATTTATATCTAAACGATAATAGGTTTTCTAACTGTTCTCATATCTTGTGTCCCAAAACTGAGAGTATTTTAAATAAACTAGACTTGTCAAATAATTTATTTTATGGTGAGCTTCCAGATTGTTGGATGAATTTTAGTCAACTAACAAGCCTACACTTAGAAAATAATAAATTATCGGGACATATTCCGAACTCCATTGGTACCTTGCTCAATCTTCAGACCCTACACCTGCATAACAATAGCTTTTCGGGACCATTTCCGGCTGCATTTGAGAGCTGTACATCCTTGGTGATTCTAAATCTAGGATACAATTTATTTACTGGAAATATACCTCCATGGATAGGTAATGCGTTTCAAAGTCTAGGTGCTTTTATTCTTCGGAAAAACAATTTTAATAGAGTGATACCTGAAAGCATTTGTCGcctcaacaagctccaaataTTAGACCTTGCCATTAATCACATCTCAGGAGTAATACCCAATTGCATTCGGAATTTTATAGCGATGGAAGGGATAAAAAATCTAGGGCTGCAGTTTTCACCTGATATACTATTTCTCGACACTGTTCCCGGAGTTATAACTAAAAGTGAAACTGCGATTATTTCATGGAAAGGAGAGGAGCAGAGATTCAAAGAAACGATTAGGTTTGTTAAATATATTGATCTTTCAG CTTTAGAACTTCTTGATTTGTCAAACAACCACCTTAGTGGAAAAATCGCAATAAGTCTAGCCAAAGTAACTACTCTTGATGTCATGGATGTGTCCAACAACAACCTGTCCGGGGAAATTCCAGTTAGCACTCAATTGCAGAGCTTTGATGCGTCATTGTATGTAGGAAACCCGGGACTTTGTGGAGCACCACTTCCAAGTTGTTCGAACAATCAAAAGCCCTCGAATGTACCCAACATCGATAATACTAGTATTAAAGGCAAGGATGAGGACTTCAATTTTTTCCTTGGACTTTACATAAGTGTGGCCCTTGGATTTATCGTTGGGTTTTGGGGAGTTTGTG GAACAAAATTATCAGAATTTAGTAATGATGACACGGTAATTGGGCATGGTTATAAGGTAACAAATGCTCAAATTGATAATGCTACTAAGACATTAACTGCTTATTTACAAGTTGTTCAGAATTCCTCTACTTATGGGGATGATATTCAGATTCTTAGCCTTACTGCTAG TTTTGAGGAAGATGATCGTCTAAGGATAAGAATAACCGATGCTAGTAATAGTCGATGGGAAATCCCCGATGACATCATACCCCGTCCACCACCAGTACAACcgcgaccaccaccaccatcatttTCCAACCTTAACGACAACCCTCCATCGGAAAACAAGACCACCGTGTTAACCACTCAAAACTCGTCCCTCATATTCACCTTACTCCACACCACCCCGTTCGGCTTCACCGTCACCAACTCCTCCAACGGTGACATCCTCTTCAACACCACAGCGGACCCCAATGACCCAAATACCACCCTCATTTTCAAAGACCAATATCTTCAATTATATTCCACGCTCCCCGCTAACCGGTCCCACATATATGGGCTTGGGGAGCATACCAAGCCCACATTTCAATTGACCCCTAACCAAGTTCTCACTATGTGGAATGCTGACATTCCTAGTGCTAATAAGGACCTTAACTTGTACGGTTCACACCCGTTTTATATGGACGTGAGATCAGGTCCAGTGAACGGGACGACCCATGGGGTTCTGTTGTTAAATAGCAATGGGATGGATGTTGAGTATACGGGTGATCGAATTACGTATAAGGTGATTGGTGGGATTATCGATCTTTATATCTTTGGTGGGCCCACGCCCGTGAAGGTTATGGATCAGTTTACCAAGCTTATCGGTCGCCCTGCTTCCATGCCATATTGGTCTTTTG GGTTTCATCAATGTCGATATGGATATAAGAATGTGAGCGAGCTCGAGTATGTGGTAGACAACTACGCAAAAGCGAAAATCCCATTGGACGTAATGTGGACCGATATTGATTACATGGATGCCTATAAAGATTTCACTTTGGATCCTGTTAACTTCCCTCTTGACAAGATGCAACAATTTGTTAATAATCTCCACAACAATGGGCAACGATATGTGCCCATTGTCGATCCTG GTATCAGTACAAACAGTTCATATGATTCGTTCAGCAGGGGAATAAAAGATGACATCTTTATTAAAAACCACAACGGTTCGGAATACTTGGGTTCTGTTTGGCCAGGACCGGTTTATTTTCCTGACTTCATAAACCCGGCAGCTCAAAATTACTGGACCGATGAAATAAAGCGATTTCGAGACGATCTCAAGTTCGATGGACTATGGATCGACATGAATGAAGCAGCCAACTTTATAACTTCACAACCTCTAGAAAACTCCACACTTGATGACCCACCTTATAAAATCAATGACGGCGGAGGTCGTCAGCCGATATTAAGCAGGACCATTCCGGGATCCGCTTTGCATTACGGTAATGTGACCGAATACAATGTACATAACTTGTTTGGACACCTAGAAGCTCGAGCGACTCACGAAGCTCTTGTTAATGTTACCAATAAAAGACCGTTTGTGCTTTCGAGGTCGACATTTGTGGGGTCAGGGAAGTATGCAGCACATTGGACAGGAGATAATGCAGCAAGATGGGATGATCTTGCGTATTCGATTCCGTCAATGTTGAATTCTGGTCTTTTTGGGTTGCCTATGGTTGGTGCTGATATTTGTGGTTTTATGGATAATACTAATGAAGAGCTTTGTCGTCGATGGATTCAG GTAGGAGCATTTTACCCATTTGCAAGAAACCATGCCAACAAAGGAAGCACCTACCACGAGCTCTACGTATGGGACTCGGTAGCCGAGTCAGCACGGAAAGTTCTGGGACTTCGATACAGACTCCTCCCATATTTGTACACATTGATGTATGAGTCTCATTTAACAGGAACTCCCATTGCTAGACCTCTCTTCTTTTCGTTTCCAGAGGATGTCGAAACTTATGGTATCAGCTCACAGTTTCTTCTTGGCAATGGCGTCATGGTTTCGCCTGTTTTACAAGCCGGTGCTGAATCCGTCACTGCGTACTTCCCGCAAGGAAACTGGTTTGATCTATTTAACTACACGAATTCTGTGACAGCTTCTACTGGTGCTAATGTTACTCTGAGCGCACATGCTGATCATATCAATGTTCACATCCGTGAAG GCAACATTTTGGCAATGCAAGGCGAAGCGATGACTACCCGAGCTGCACGAAACACATCATTCAACCTCCTGGTGGTAATGAGCAATAGCAGTGCTAGTACCGgggaagttttcatggaca